The Gadus morhua unplaced genomic scaffold, gadMor3.0, whole genome shotgun sequence DNA segment AATTCACCAGTATGTGAGATTTCCAGATACTGAGGAAGAAATAACACAAACCAAGAGAAAATTCTTCTCAATTGCCAGGATGCCTAACACTATTGGTGCCATTGActgcacccacatacacattcaGGCACCCCATGAAAGAGAATGGGAATTTGTCAACAGAAAGGGACGGCATAGTATCAACGTGCAGCTCATAGGGAATGCTGACCTTAAAATAACCAACTGTGTTGTGAGATGGCCTGGTTCTGTACATGATGCACGGATTCTAAGAGAAAGTCATCTCTACAGAAGACTGCAACAAACTGCGCCGGATGGTATCCTCCTGGGTGACAGTGGCTACCCACTTCTACGGTGGCTTATGACCCCCTTTGCTACTGTCACATGTGACCCACAGCAGAGGTATAACAATGCACACAGCGCAACAAGGGGAACAATTGAGCGTATCAATGGTGTTTTAAAACGCAGATTTGCCTGCCTGAACTATCTTCGTGTGGAGCCGAAGCAGGCCTGCAATATAATATCTGCCTGCATTGTTCTTCATAACATTGCCCAATTGAGAAGAGTTCCTCTGAATGAAGACATCCTGGACAGACCACCACTTGAGGCAGAAGTACCACAGctgcagccaccaccaccaccacatcaagcCGATGAACCAGCAGGAAGAGCAGTTCGAAATGCCATGGTTAATTTGTATTTCTCTTGATCCTCATTGATAAGGTCTGGTGCTTTTGTTTAACAAAACTTCGATTTGTTTAAGTTTGAATATGAATGCCTTATTTAAGTAAGTTTTTTTGTTAAGTTACCCACTGATAAAGGCCTCCACTGAAACTCtgtcaaatgtttttattcacatgcattcagcacacacacttaattttcATAGCCAAAGCTCAAAAAGTAATGCCATTTGGAGCAAGTCTGTGCAAGTCTCTTCCCACAGACATCTGTAAAGAAAATCTAATATTAAGGTTTTAGGGCTGTCCCCTTTGTTAACAACTGTTTCCTAAAAAGATATgtacaacacattttaaaatctACACACAATGCCTTGCGAGTGAATGCATTCAAATGGACTGTGGACCGCGACATACAGACGCTAGCCTATTTACTAGCTTGTTAGCTCCTTAACACAGGAGTCAATGGAGCAGCGTTAGCTCGCATTAGCGCGAACTCTGCTTAATTAGAGATCGCCGAGCTCTTCTTTCAACTTTGTGCTGATTTACATAATTGGTTAACTCAATATAATGATTGCCTTTCATCTAGTCTGAGGACGCATCAACACTGGCTAAGTTTATACTTTAATTCAGAGACAATAGTTGAGCTAGCTTCTCCTTTTTCTGTAAAATGTTGGCTCCATTTCCTGTTTCCAGTCTGTGATCCAGGGGGCGGGACGGATTTGGACATCCCATCTGCCGGTATCAGGATCACTCTGATCCAATCCAGCAAAGTTTTGAAATACCGGGATCAGGTTGATCCGTGGCTGAGGACAGGGGGATTTGGTTATCCGGATCATTCTGATCTGGATTACAAGTTTTGAAATATCGGCCCCTGGGTGATCAGAGAGCGAGCACAGCGGCCAGTGAGCCAAGTTAGCAAAGAGCGAGGGAACTATGGAGAAGAGAGGGGCGAGGAAACATTAACGGTGACGATCTCCTccgacaggaggaagaggccaCCCCCGATCcggactcctcctccccctcttcggccccccccccgccccatttGGTCTCCACCTCGTCGCAAAAGAAAGAACGTCTGAGAcaggtgaggaaggagaggacacCAACACGGACACGGAGCGACTGAGGCGTCTTTGTGTTTCCTGTCGTGGGTCTTCAGTGTCGGTTCGTGTTTGACCCAAAGAGTACCTGatgccgtgtgtttgtgtcctaggTGGTGATCAGATGGTTGGAGACAAATGAGGAGGCGAATGacccggaccaaggccagaccgccccggaccaaggccagaccgccccggaccaaggccagaccgccccggaccacggccagaccgccccggaccaagtCCAGACTgccccggaccaaggccagaccccCGATGAACCTGGTGAGCTCCctgcattgttgttttttacccgtgtgtgtgtgtgtgtgtgtgtgttatacgtCAGAATAATCACAAAACATTGACTGAGCGAATCTCACACTCACCGCCACTTAAACAGAACCCATagcagcaacaaacacacagcagccaCTATGGTCATCTCTAAACACAGTTTTGTCGTTCATTTCTGACAGAACCCCAACACCAGGGAGAAGGCTCAGGCCCTTTCGTGGCCTGGCTGCCTCCGACCGCAGACCTGCCCTCCAGGAAGGACCTGGCCCAGGTCGTAGGGAACCTGAAGGGCCGGGTGAAGGGAGTCAGGAAGCTGAGGGTGGAAACAGGAACAATGGACCCAGGCCAGACCGCCCAGGACCCAAACCAGCTCCCCAATGTGCCCGGTGAGCTGGCTGcattgtgtttacctgcttgtgtgtgtgtttacctgcttgtgtgtgtgtgtttacctgcttgtgtgtgtgtttaccagacAGCCCCCCCACAAAGGCCCTGGCCCAGGTCATGGGGAACCTGAGGTTCCGGGTGAAGGGCCTCAAAAAGCTGAGGGTTCAACCAGCATCCACCTCCCGGCTTGATGAGAAGCCTTTGGCCCGCCCTTCAGGCCGGAGCCCCTTccctggccagaccgccccgggaCCAAGATCAGACCGCCAATgaacctgggccccgtttcccgaaagcgtcgttagcctaagtggatcgtgaagtgcgtcgaaagggcatcgtagagttttcaccgcgtttcccgaaagcatcgttgggaacgaacgtcttgaaaacgctcgtagctaacgagtactccaggggtgctcgtaggtactcgtaggacgctaagagcatcgtcagctatagcctcagtggcgtcaccatcggacattccgtctattggatgcgttttattaaaacgcattgcacctttatgttcttagtttggtaattaataaagattattcattaatttattaataaagatgttaaaatggccaaaataaaacgggacagtccagaaaatgtttctACTTAGTAAGTATTGTTTGTCTTAATTTAAAGGAACATTTCTATGATGGTGAAAGTGGCACTGGTTATTTAGCATGGAGGCTCAAAACAATCCAGAGGAGCAATGCTACATCAGCGACCAGAACTTCTCCTCGTCAGACTGGTGGAGGGCCGAAAGCTAAGAGAGATGCATTAAGAAGTCCTGAGATGACCCTGACTGAAGAGCAATCCAAGGAGGCCATGTCATTCATGAAGTATTCTTCTGATGAGGCCACTATCAAGCAAAATATGAAGATTACATTTGAATATCGTCGTCAGATCGTCCTCGATGAAGAGAAATCCTCAGACGTCCTGACTGAATTTCCACGGTTCCGAGACGTCAAAGGCCTGGTAAATGAGTGTTTAAGCATACAACACTACAAATAACCTGAACTGTCACTTTTATGTTTCTTAACTCTTGCTATGTAATTTATCTAATGCAGGTTGAGCAAGACTTCATCTTGCAGTTTGGAGAAGATGTGGCTGCAAAGTTTTTGGAAAGGTTGGTTCAAactctatattattattatttttttataaatgatcaTTACATATGAAAAGGAAATCCAGTTTTTGAATTGAAAATTAGTTTAAATAAGTATTTGTCCACATAGGTGGCCTAATACATTCAAACAAAAGATCATCCAGCAGAGCAAGGCTC contains these protein-coding regions:
- the LOC115538903 gene encoding putative nuclease HARBI1, which encodes MTSIVHVLRHRQRRYKPRQYVQRGNFIEQYSNDELYARFRFRREDILYICEILRPHLQRPTRRSHALTVEEQVLIALRFFACGSFYEVIADGLAVTKSTVGHVMHSVAAALAGLIHQYVRFPDTEEEITQTKRKFFSIARMPNTIGAIDCTHIHIQAPHEREWEFVNRKGRHSINVQLIGNADLKITNCVVRWPGSVHDARILRESHLYRRLQQTAPDGILLGDSGYPLLRWLMTPFATVTCDPQQRYNNAHSATRGTIERINGVLKRRFACLNYLRVEPKQACNIISACIVLHNIAQLRRVPLNEDILDRPPLEAEVPQLQPPPPPHQADEPAGRAEEEATPDPDSSSPSSAPPPPHLVSTSSQKKERLRQVVIRWLETNEEANDPDQEPQHQGEGSGPFVAWLPPTADLPSRKDLAQVVGNLKGRVKGVRKLRVETGTMDPGQTAQDPNQLPNVPDSPPTKALAQVMGNLRFRVKGLKKLRVQPASTSRLDEKPLARPSGRSPFPGQTAPGPRSDRQ